The Oncorhynchus kisutch isolate 150728-3 linkage group LG20, Okis_V2, whole genome shotgun sequence genome has a segment encoding these proteins:
- the LOC109865110 gene encoding myozenin-1 isoform X1, translating into MPLSISAHPNKRKKVNKIITDLTNITQDDEESNPEASEFDLGTKINTPKDTMLEELSLLTNKGSKMFRMRQQRVEHFIVTNENMQNLQQLVPSLGCETTAPPLTQELEHEEDKEAEEEKKRQQYVQTYVSPWERAMRGDESLTSTMHHHMAGPHTPHDMPKFKSFNRTALPYGGSENAGGHLTFEPPEILFAQLEAESLHSLQGDIRSRPSFNRTPIGWVCNLEDNSHIHMELDNMLPFDGETDDL; encoded by the exons ATGCCTCTCTCGATTTCCGCCCACCCTAACAAGAGGAAGAAGGTCAACAAGATCATTACTGATCTGACCAACATCACCCAGGATG ATGAAGAGTCGAACCCTGAGGCGTCCGAATTTGATCTGGGCACAAAGATCAACACTCCTAAAGACACCATGTTGGAGGAACTGTCTCTTTTGACCAACAAGGGATCCAAGATGTTCAGGATGAGGCAACAGAGAGTGGAGCACTTCATCGTCACCAACGAGAATATG CAGAATCTCCAGCAGCTGGTTCCATCCCTGGGGTGTGAGACGACAGCCCCACCACTCACTCAGGAACTGGAGCACG AGGAGGATAAGGAGGCAGAGGAAGAAAAGAAGAGACAGCAGTACGTGCAGACTTACGTGTCGCCGTGGGAACGAGCCATGAGGGGAGACGAGTCCCTGACCTCTACCATGCACCACCACATGGCTGGACCACATACCCCCCACGACATGCCTAAGTTCAAGAGCTTCAATAG GACGGCCCTGCCCTATGGCGGCTCCGAGAACGCGGGAGGCCACTTGACCTTCGAGCCTCCCGAGATCCTATTCGCCCAGCTGGAGGCGGAGTCCCTCCACTCCCTGCAGGGGGACATTAGGTCCCGCCCCTCGTTCAACCGCACCCCCATCGGCTGGGTGTGTAACCTGGAGGACAACTCACACATCCACATGGAGCTGGACAACATGCTGCCCTTTGACGGAGAGACGGATgatctgtag
- the LOC109865110 gene encoding myozenin-1 isoform X2 has translation MPLSISAHPNKRKKVNKIITDLTNITQDDEESNPEASEFDLGTKINTPKDTMLEELSLLTNKGSKMFRMRQQRVEHFIVTNENMNLQQLVPSLGCETTAPPLTQELEHEEDKEAEEEKKRQQYVQTYVSPWERAMRGDESLTSTMHHHMAGPHTPHDMPKFKSFNRTALPYGGSENAGGHLTFEPPEILFAQLEAESLHSLQGDIRSRPSFNRTPIGWVCNLEDNSHIHMELDNMLPFDGETDDL, from the exons ATGCCTCTCTCGATTTCCGCCCACCCTAACAAGAGGAAGAAGGTCAACAAGATCATTACTGATCTGACCAACATCACCCAGGATG ATGAAGAGTCGAACCCTGAGGCGTCCGAATTTGATCTGGGCACAAAGATCAACACTCCTAAAGACACCATGTTGGAGGAACTGTCTCTTTTGACCAACAAGGGATCCAAGATGTTCAGGATGAGGCAACAGAGAGTGGAGCACTTCATCGTCACCAACGAGAATATG AATCTCCAGCAGCTGGTTCCATCCCTGGGGTGTGAGACGACAGCCCCACCACTCACTCAGGAACTGGAGCACG AGGAGGATAAGGAGGCAGAGGAAGAAAAGAAGAGACAGCAGTACGTGCAGACTTACGTGTCGCCGTGGGAACGAGCCATGAGGGGAGACGAGTCCCTGACCTCTACCATGCACCACCACATGGCTGGACCACATACCCCCCACGACATGCCTAAGTTCAAGAGCTTCAATAG GACGGCCCTGCCCTATGGCGGCTCCGAGAACGCGGGAGGCCACTTGACCTTCGAGCCTCCCGAGATCCTATTCGCCCAGCTGGAGGCGGAGTCCCTCCACTCCCTGCAGGGGGACATTAGGTCCCGCCCCTCGTTCAACCGCACCCCCATCGGCTGGGTGTGTAACCTGGAGGACAACTCACACATCCACATGGAGCTGGACAACATGCTGCCCTTTGACGGAGAGACGGATgatctgtag